A section of the Cottoperca gobio chromosome 17, fCotGob3.1, whole genome shotgun sequence genome encodes:
- the LOC115022847 gene encoding solute carrier family 22 member 13-like isoform X3, with protein sequence MSDPERHCNTDWILSADSNLTTDELLNLTLPREEDGTFSRCQMFVPVDWDIGAIKEYGLNETAGCQNGWVYSNTLYDATIVTDFDLVCDKTNLMELIQTMFMAGVLVGSLIFGPFAESFGRKRATQIPAVIMFIFTVTAALCPNVYFLLVCQFLVGIGGGGYRVNCIILSTEWIGASKRSWGACVTQLFGALGQCILAGVIYFIRDWRLAQLITAAPLAVVAIYIWCALKLFYIWFIPESARWLLSRGRTEEAKQLIVKAAFINKRTVPDSLLEKPWFYQPGQAKGLGCIKRKAVGARWKIEIKEAVNKGGIQIIFKSSLLTRYFFVVAFGWFSLNLATYSLYLNMGSFGFNVFLTQFMFGAFEMLATLLSIWLLEVFGRRISLISTLLTGGLSCMFILAVPKGYAIAVTSLAVAARFFLIWSGPVCAVYMQELFPTSVRQTAMALGSLAARTGSFLAPMLNMLAVYHWSIPTAVFSSFTLVSGALVFLLPETRRKELPESADEAENKRNVTSTTTDSSPNQDSTKL encoded by the exons atg TCCGATCCAGAGAGACACTGTAACACAGACTGGATCCTCAGTGCTGACTCTAACTTGACCACAGATGAGCTGCTGAACCTGACTCTTCCCCGGGAGGAGGACGGGACCTTCAGCAGGTGTCAGATGTTTGTTCCTGTGGACTGGGACATCGGTGCCATCAAGGAGTATGGACTCAATGAGACCGCAGGGTGCCAGAATGGATGGGTTTACTCCAACACCCTGTATGACGCCACCATAGTCACTGAT TTTGATCTAGTTTGTGACAAAACTAACTTGATGGAATTGATCCAAACAATGTTCATGGCGGGCGTTCTTGTTGGTTCCCTCATATTTGGACCCTTTGCTGAATC GTTTGGTCGCAAGCGGGCAACTCAAATTCCAGCAGTCATAAtgttcatatttactgtaacagCAGCACTATGCCCCAATGTTTACTTCTTATTAGTATGCCAGTTCTTGGTTGGAATTGGAGGTGGAGGATATCGAGTCAACTGTattatactgt CCACTGAGTGGATTGGGGCGTCCAAAAGATCATGGGGAGCATGTGTGACTCAGCTATTTGGTGCACTGGGCCAGTGCATCCTCGCTGGTGTGATCTACTTCATCAGAGACTGGAGACTGGCTCAACTAATCACAGCAGCTCCACTTGCAGTTGTTGCTATTTACATATGGTGTGCACTAAAACTTTTTTATATATG GTTTATTCCAGAGTCAGCCAGGTGGTTGTTAAGCAGAGGGAGGACAGAAGAGGCTAAGCAGCTGATTGTCAAGGCAGCATTCATCAACAAACGCACTGTTCCAGACTCTCTGTTGGAAAAG CCCTGGTTCTACCAGCCAGGACAGGCCAAAGGCcttggatgtataaagagaaaggcAGTTGGAGCGAGATGGAAG ATTGAAATAAAAGAGGCTGTGAACAAAGGAGGAAtacaaattattttcaaatcatCTCTACTGACCAGATATTTCTTTGTTGTAGCATTCGGATG GTTTTCATTGAACCTTGCCACCTACTCCCTGTACCTAAATATGGGAAGCTTTGGCTTCAATGTTTTCTTGACACAGTTCATGTTTGGTGCTTTTGAAATGCTAGCTACTTTACTCTCAATATGGCTGTTGGAGGTTTTTGGGAGAAGAATATCACTCATATCAACACTTCTGACAGGAGGACTCTCTTGTATGTTCATCCTGGCTGTTCCTAAAG gATATGCCATTGCTGTTACATCTTTAGCTGTCGCAGCTCGTTTTTTCCTGATCTGGTCTGGTCCTGTATGTGCTGTCTATATGCAGGAGTTGTTTCCAACATCTGTTAG ACAAACAGCCATGGCTTTAGGATCTCTAGCTGCAAGAACAGGATCATTTCTTGCTCCAATGCTCAACATGTTGGCCGTGTACCACTGGTCCATACCCACCGCTGTCTTCAGCAGCTTTACACTGGTCAGTGGAGCTCttgtcttcctgcttcctgAGACCAGAAGAAAAGAGCTTCCCGAGTCAGCCGATGAGGCCGAGAACAAGAG AAATGTTACCTCCACAACAACAGACTCGAGTCCTAATCAAGATTCAACCAAGCTGTAG
- the LOC115022847 gene encoding solute carrier family 22 member 13-like isoform X1, translated as MADFGEILSNIGEFGLFQKLTLFALCFPNVMQSFFIASFVFIQSDPERHCNTDWILSADSNLTTDELLNLTLPREEDGTFSRCQMFVPVDWDIGAIKEYGLNETAGCQNGWVYSNTLYDATIVTDFDLVCDKTNLMELIQTMFMAGVLVGSLIFGPFAESFGRKRATQIPAVIMFIFTVTAALCPNVYFLLVCQFLVGIGGGGYRVNCIILSTEWIGASKRSWGACVTQLFGALGQCILAGVIYFIRDWRLAQLITAAPLAVVAIYIWFIPESARWLLSRGRTEEAKQLIVKAAFINKRTVPDSLLEKPWFYQPGQAKGLGCIKRKAVGARWKIEIKEAVNKGGIQIIFKSSLLTRYFFVVAFGWFSLNLATYSLYLNMGSFGFNVFLTQFMFGAFEMLATLLSIWLLEVFGRRISLISTLLTGGLSCMFILAVPKGYAIAVTSLAVAARFFLIWSGPVCAVYMQELFPTSVRQTAMALGSLAARTGSFLAPMLNMLAVYHWSIPTAVFSSFTLVSGALVFLLPETRRKELPESADEAENKRNVTSTTTDSSPNQDSTKL; from the exons ATGGCCGATTTTGGAGAGATCCTGAGTAACATTGGAGAATTTGGATTATTCCAGAAGTTGACTTTGTTTGCACTTTGCTTTCCAAATGTCATGCAGTCTTTCTTCATAGCAAGCTTTGTTTTCATCCAGTCCGATCCAGAGAGACACTGTAACACAGACTGGATCCTCAGTGCTGACTCTAACTTGACCACAGATGAGCTGCTGAACCTGACTCTTCCCCGGGAGGAGGACGGGACCTTCAGCAGGTGTCAGATGTTTGTTCCTGTGGACTGGGACATCGGTGCCATCAAGGAGTATGGACTCAATGAGACCGCAGGGTGCCAGAATGGATGGGTTTACTCCAACACCCTGTATGACGCCACCATAGTCACTGAT TTTGATCTAGTTTGTGACAAAACTAACTTGATGGAATTGATCCAAACAATGTTCATGGCGGGCGTTCTTGTTGGTTCCCTCATATTTGGACCCTTTGCTGAATC GTTTGGTCGCAAGCGGGCAACTCAAATTCCAGCAGTCATAAtgttcatatttactgtaacagCAGCACTATGCCCCAATGTTTACTTCTTATTAGTATGCCAGTTCTTGGTTGGAATTGGAGGTGGAGGATATCGAGTCAACTGTattatactgt CCACTGAGTGGATTGGGGCGTCCAAAAGATCATGGGGAGCATGTGTGACTCAGCTATTTGGTGCACTGGGCCAGTGCATCCTCGCTGGTGTGATCTACTTCATCAGAGACTGGAGACTGGCTCAACTAATCACAGCAGCTCCACTTGCAGTTGTTGCTATTTACATATG GTTTATTCCAGAGTCAGCCAGGTGGTTGTTAAGCAGAGGGAGGACAGAAGAGGCTAAGCAGCTGATTGTCAAGGCAGCATTCATCAACAAACGCACTGTTCCAGACTCTCTGTTGGAAAAG CCCTGGTTCTACCAGCCAGGACAGGCCAAAGGCcttggatgtataaagagaaaggcAGTTGGAGCGAGATGGAAG ATTGAAATAAAAGAGGCTGTGAACAAAGGAGGAAtacaaattattttcaaatcatCTCTACTGACCAGATATTTCTTTGTTGTAGCATTCGGATG GTTTTCATTGAACCTTGCCACCTACTCCCTGTACCTAAATATGGGAAGCTTTGGCTTCAATGTTTTCTTGACACAGTTCATGTTTGGTGCTTTTGAAATGCTAGCTACTTTACTCTCAATATGGCTGTTGGAGGTTTTTGGGAGAAGAATATCACTCATATCAACACTTCTGACAGGAGGACTCTCTTGTATGTTCATCCTGGCTGTTCCTAAAG gATATGCCATTGCTGTTACATCTTTAGCTGTCGCAGCTCGTTTTTTCCTGATCTGGTCTGGTCCTGTATGTGCTGTCTATATGCAGGAGTTGTTTCCAACATCTGTTAG ACAAACAGCCATGGCTTTAGGATCTCTAGCTGCAAGAACAGGATCATTTCTTGCTCCAATGCTCAACATGTTGGCCGTGTACCACTGGTCCATACCCACCGCTGTCTTCAGCAGCTTTACACTGGTCAGTGGAGCTCttgtcttcctgcttcctgAGACCAGAAGAAAAGAGCTTCCCGAGTCAGCCGATGAGGCCGAGAACAAGAG AAATGTTACCTCCACAACAACAGACTCGAGTCCTAATCAAGATTCAACCAAGCTGTAG
- the LOC115022847 gene encoding solute carrier family 22 member 13-like isoform X2 yields the protein MADFGEILSNIGEFGLFQKLTLFALCFPNVMQSFFIASFVFIQSDPERHCNTDWILSADSNLTTDELLNLTLPREEDGTFSRCQMFVPVDWDIGAIKEYGLNETAGCQNGWVYSNTLYDATIVTDFDLVCDKTNLMELIQTMFMAGVLVGSLIFGPFAESFGRKRATQIPAVIMFIFTVTAALCPNVYFLLVCQFLVGIGGGGYRVNCIILSTEWIGASKRSWGACVTQLFGALGQCILAGVIYFIRDWRLAQLITAAPLAVVAIYIWFIPESARWLLSRGRTEEAKQLIVKAAFINKRTVPDSLLEKIEIKEAVNKGGIQIIFKSSLLTRYFFVVAFGWFSLNLATYSLYLNMGSFGFNVFLTQFMFGAFEMLATLLSIWLLEVFGRRISLISTLLTGGLSCMFILAVPKGYAIAVTSLAVAARFFLIWSGPVCAVYMQELFPTSVRQTAMALGSLAARTGSFLAPMLNMLAVYHWSIPTAVFSSFTLVSGALVFLLPETRRKELPESADEAENKRNVTSTTTDSSPNQDSTKL from the exons ATGGCCGATTTTGGAGAGATCCTGAGTAACATTGGAGAATTTGGATTATTCCAGAAGTTGACTTTGTTTGCACTTTGCTTTCCAAATGTCATGCAGTCTTTCTTCATAGCAAGCTTTGTTTTCATCCAGTCCGATCCAGAGAGACACTGTAACACAGACTGGATCCTCAGTGCTGACTCTAACTTGACCACAGATGAGCTGCTGAACCTGACTCTTCCCCGGGAGGAGGACGGGACCTTCAGCAGGTGTCAGATGTTTGTTCCTGTGGACTGGGACATCGGTGCCATCAAGGAGTATGGACTCAATGAGACCGCAGGGTGCCAGAATGGATGGGTTTACTCCAACACCCTGTATGACGCCACCATAGTCACTGAT TTTGATCTAGTTTGTGACAAAACTAACTTGATGGAATTGATCCAAACAATGTTCATGGCGGGCGTTCTTGTTGGTTCCCTCATATTTGGACCCTTTGCTGAATC GTTTGGTCGCAAGCGGGCAACTCAAATTCCAGCAGTCATAAtgttcatatttactgtaacagCAGCACTATGCCCCAATGTTTACTTCTTATTAGTATGCCAGTTCTTGGTTGGAATTGGAGGTGGAGGATATCGAGTCAACTGTattatactgt CCACTGAGTGGATTGGGGCGTCCAAAAGATCATGGGGAGCATGTGTGACTCAGCTATTTGGTGCACTGGGCCAGTGCATCCTCGCTGGTGTGATCTACTTCATCAGAGACTGGAGACTGGCTCAACTAATCACAGCAGCTCCACTTGCAGTTGTTGCTATTTACATATG GTTTATTCCAGAGTCAGCCAGGTGGTTGTTAAGCAGAGGGAGGACAGAAGAGGCTAAGCAGCTGATTGTCAAGGCAGCATTCATCAACAAACGCACTGTTCCAGACTCTCTGTTGGAAAAG ATTGAAATAAAAGAGGCTGTGAACAAAGGAGGAAtacaaattattttcaaatcatCTCTACTGACCAGATATTTCTTTGTTGTAGCATTCGGATG GTTTTCATTGAACCTTGCCACCTACTCCCTGTACCTAAATATGGGAAGCTTTGGCTTCAATGTTTTCTTGACACAGTTCATGTTTGGTGCTTTTGAAATGCTAGCTACTTTACTCTCAATATGGCTGTTGGAGGTTTTTGGGAGAAGAATATCACTCATATCAACACTTCTGACAGGAGGACTCTCTTGTATGTTCATCCTGGCTGTTCCTAAAG gATATGCCATTGCTGTTACATCTTTAGCTGTCGCAGCTCGTTTTTTCCTGATCTGGTCTGGTCCTGTATGTGCTGTCTATATGCAGGAGTTGTTTCCAACATCTGTTAG ACAAACAGCCATGGCTTTAGGATCTCTAGCTGCAAGAACAGGATCATTTCTTGCTCCAATGCTCAACATGTTGGCCGTGTACCACTGGTCCATACCCACCGCTGTCTTCAGCAGCTTTACACTGGTCAGTGGAGCTCttgtcttcctgcttcctgAGACCAGAAGAAAAGAGCTTCCCGAGTCAGCCGATGAGGCCGAGAACAAGAG AAATGTTACCTCCACAACAACAGACTCGAGTCCTAATCAAGATTCAACCAAGCTGTAG
- the LOC115022512 gene encoding uncharacterized protein LOC115022512 yields MEKMLANELILHNNCFCCKHCKKKLSIHNYSSLYGEFYCTSHYQQLFKRTGNYDEGFGHRQHKDRWIQKNKEINEPDTPATPKMTKSNLNTSDGVFVKRSSAREMAYNTGADVKSKLKVSWPPEKKSFGVESAQQTYVKKKTADIGKTSSSGHHKSDNNQLKIYNGGEIKDEVKTLSSSIISGIKERSKTTGYTSAEKLPSGKTKGRSDPTKDIISSTTLNFSSPSLETGITVTKQKNVESITRTNYNPKSNRPDAYLNKARKSVRFAPNFDAAQNDLSSQLTTGAKGEDHSTLLSDQTEQSKVTQSEDIKDVIHKNNCDNLSLEFSKEQSQSEVYLDIPEYKCLGETQLDLTHQGPDVKVESSQEAPQTDITVLNGVIEKVEKTLDAQSFTEMFESTKEVVKYQEPSEIFQVIPENSVNPCESEIPGTLHSPAEHMTREEASLERNTNQFENTESANDQESASSQKKPVARTNSLKGFPKQTEKTKVKLGSWSKGKSPMSKLFTSGGSDKTNKIEPKDAKKPDVKPSGGLLGRLFHSSSEKAENTIRSAAQDEIKDKTPDDDKKTEEVKKDVTKEIQKEGNVSQVPTQEQEAGEHIKEKSHSAEPNTLESNISEAVTKSTEPSSLLKTSTSVTGKYLTAPEQTDDQESNLQSSSPSVTDPETKDLPNTVQSVSLVSEESIHQFISAKSGDKVLSAPNNDDFFGDSSSSALVDPLAIQINANESAQKPNEPLHASDVGGDLAVGALLELSQDSSNLFDPEIFVNTPGDNFLSFLSDTDLPEAAPTDSFNLLESHPLPPENDMMLGLIDQFIVPSSLHINQDGDQSPFGTNNQAREHGADFDIFGSNNVLFTQPPNAPHEDGADASSNQPPAFPDDIFGISDVVTALPSTPATSNSLNNLLASDTSSAVAPSAQKDLFADDIFASEPQLLAVSEPSDVNLFVDSLLSDNNSIAQTAESTVKDNSWMDDLLG; encoded by the exons ATGGAAAAAATGCTGGCCAATGAACTTATCCTGCACAACAACTGTTTCTGCTGTAAACACTGTAAAAAGAAGCTCAG CATTCACAACTATTCATCTCTTTATGGAGAGTTCTACTGCACTTCTCACTACCAACAGCTTTTTAAAAGAACAGGAAATTATGATGAGGGATTTGGGCACAGGCAACATAAAGACCGCTGGattcagaaaaataaagaaataaatgagcCAGATACTCCGGCAACtcccaaaatgacaaaaagcaaCTTAAACACGTCTGATGGTGTGTTTGTTAAAAGATCGTCTGCAAGAGAGATGGCATATAACACTGGTGCTGATGTAAAGAGCAAACTGAAAGTGAGCTGGccaccagagaagaagagttttGGGGTTGAATCAGCACAGCAAACATATGTGAAAAAGAAGACAGCTGACATTGGCAAAACATCTTCTTCAGGGCATCACAAAAGTGACAACAACCAATTAAAGATCTACAATGGTGGAGAAATAAAAGATGAAGTGAAGACATTGTCAAGCTCCATCATTTCAGGGATCAAGGAACGATCTAAGACAACAGGTTATACTTCAGCTGAGAAGTTGCCATCAGGGAAAACAAAAGGCAGGAGTGATCCAACCAAAGACATCATCTCTTCGACAACGCTTAACTTTTCTTCACCCTCCCTAGAAACAGGTATTACTGTCACAAAGCAGAAAAATGTGGAATCCATCACAAGAACAAACTACAATCCAAAATCTAACAGGCCGGACGCTTATCTAAATAAAGCTAGGAAGTCTGTTCGCTTTGCTCCGAATTTTGATGCTGCTCAGAATGACCTGTCCTCTCAGCTGACCACGGGAGCCAAAGGTGAAGATCACAGTACACTGCTTTCAGACCAAACTGAACAGAGCAAAGTGACACAATCTGAGGATATAAAAGATGTCATTCACAAAAATAACTGTGATAATTTGTCACTTGAGTTTAGCAAAGAACAGAGCCAAAGTGAGGTGTACCTTGATATCCCTGAATATAAATGCCTCGGAGAAACACAACTGGATTTGACACACCAAGGGCCTGATGTTAAAGTGGAGAGCAGTCAAGAGGCCCCACAGACTGATATCACAGTTCTGAATGGAGTCATAGAAAAGGTTGAGAAAACACTTGATGCTCAGAGTTTCACTGAGATGTTTGAATCAACTAAAGAAGTTGTGAAATACCAAGAGCCATCTGAGATATTCCAAGTCATTCCAGAAAACTCTGTCAACCCGTGTGAATCAGAAATACCTGGTACTCTACACAGTCCTGCTGAACATATGACCAGAGAGGAGGCCAGTCTTGAGAGGAATACAAATCAGTTTGAAAACACTGAGTCAGCCAACGACCAAGAAAGTGCAAGTAGTCAGAAAAAGCCTGTTGCGAGAACAAATTCTCTGAAGGGTTTTCCAAAACAGactgaaaagacaaaagtcAAACTGGGATCCTGGTCCAAAGGAAAGAGTCCTATGTCTAAGCTCTTCACATCAGGTGgaagtgacaaaacaaacaagattgAACCAAAAGATGCCAAGAAACCAGATGTCAAACCTAGTGGTGGACTCTTAGGAAGACTTTTTCATTCGTCCTCAGAGAAGGCTGAGAACACCATAAGATCAGCTGCGCAAgatgaaataaaagacaaaacaccTGATGATGACAAGAAGACAGAGGAGGTAAAGAAGGACGTTACAAAAGAGATTCAAAAGGAGGGCAATGTGTCTCAAGTACCAACTCAGGAACAAGAGGCTGGAGAGCATATAAAGGAAAAGTCACATTCTGCTGAGCCCAACACACTGGAGAGTAACATAAGTGAGGCTGTAACCAAATCTACAGAGCCGTCCAGCCTGCTCAAGACTTCAACGAGCGTAACAGGAAAGTACCTAACAGCTCCTGAGCAAACTGATGATCAAGAATCAAATTTACAAAGCAGTAGTCCTTCTGTAACTGATCCTGAAACTAAAGATCTCCCCAATACTGTGCAATCAGTGAGCCTAGTGTCTGAGGAGTCAATCCACCAGTTTATATCTGCGAAAAGTGGTGATAAAGTTTTGAGTGCTCCAAATAATGATGATTTTTTTGGGGACAGTAGTAGTTCAGCCCTTGTTGACCCGTTGGCCATTCAGATAAATGCGAATGAATCTGCTCAAAAGCCAAATGAACCACTTCATGCATCAGACGTAGGAGGAGACCTCGCCGTTGGAGCTCTCCTTGAACTTTCTCAAGATTCCTCAAATCTTTTTGATCCGGAGATTTTTGTGAATACCCCTGGTGAcaattttttatcttttttgaGTGACACCGATTTGCCTGAAGCTGCTCCCACTGATAGTTTCAACCTGCTTGAGTCTCACCCATTACCACCTGAGAATGACATGATGCTTGGCCTGATAGATCAGTTTATAGTCCCATCTTCATTACACATTAACCAAGATGGGGACCAAAGTCCTTTTGGTACAAACAACCAGGCAAGAGAGCATGGTGCAGACTTTGACATATTCGGTTCAAACAACGTTCTGTTCACTCAGCCACCTAATGCGCCTCATGAAGACGGAGCGGATGCTTCCTCAAACCAACCACCTGCCTTTCCCGATGACATCTTCGGAATCAGTGATGTGGTTACGGCGCTGCCATCCACCCCAGCCACTTCTAACTCACTGAACAATTTACTTGCTTCAGATACATCTTCTGCTGTCGCTCCTTCAGCTCAGAAAGATCTTTTTGCTGATGACATCTTTGCATCAGAACCACAGCTGCTGGCAGTGTCTGAGCCTAGTGATGTGAATTTATTTGTGGACAGCTTATTGTCTGACAACAACAGCATTGCGCAAACAGCAGAAAGCACTGTCAAAGATAATAGCTGGATGGATGATTTGCTCGGGTAA